The DNA window CTCTGTCAGTTTTGCTTTTTTCCATTAGAAGTGTGGGTTCCGAGGTCTTCACATGTGAAAGATAGAAGACTAAGTGTATGACTGGGCCACTTAGCAGATATGGCACTGTCCACCACCTTTCAGACACCCATATATGCAATGAGATAACAGGCAAAGCCATTGGGTCTCAGCAATATCCTTGATCATCAAACTTTTGTGGGCACTCCACTACTTCCCTCTGTCTCACCAGGTGGTCCTTTCTTGATATGCCAACTGCCAACCCCCTACAAActcaccccctcacccaccacccacgcaccccgtGAAAGGCTATGTTAGAAGCATGAATAAAGCGCAGTGCAGATTAGTTTCCCACAAGCCATATGTATGGTCATTGGTTGTTTTCTTAGGTTATTACATACACCATTGTATTGGGTAGGACATTGATTGAGCCCTTTGGGCTTCATTCAGCAGCTGTAATACAGCAAGTAGAGGCCTTCAGTGATCATGTGTAATATCAGCAGCACCTGTGCAATCAGGCAAGGCCTATGTCTTCTCTGAGTGCATCTTCCCCATATGGCCTGATATCACTCAGAGGGGCCCCATTTCCACTTTGCAGATGCTCCTAGCAGTCACAGCCTGCTTCTGGGTTGACACGTGCTTGCCAAAGCAGTTACTACCTCCCCTGGGCTGGTAAAGTTAGGCAGTTGCAGCCTGACCTATGCCTGAACACACAGCTTTGGCCAGTGTGCATAGACTTTAAAAGGTTCTCACCAAGAAGATCCTACGCAGCAGAGGTTGCGGTCAGACAGTCCTCTTTCCATGGATATTGCTCTGGCTAGAACATACTGGTCTTCCCCTCCTTAACAGTCAATTCTCTTGCAGGGCAATGAGGTCTCCCTACTGCTCAGCTGGCAAGCTTGTTTCTAGAGGCATATGCTCAGCTCCTCAAGCATCCCCCCCCTCCCTAAAACAACAAGTGCAGTGATGCCCCCACActtctgggagactggctgtcagacAGACACCTGCAACTCACACCGCAGTCTTTCCCTTCTCTTGAAGATATTGCAACAGGAAAAAGCAGGGTGGTTTTGGCCCCACTTCTATACACATTTTCTAGACTAAGTCTGTAGATCAACTGCCTGAAACGTCAGAAGCCATTTCACGGGGCTCTATTTGAAAGGCCTTCCTGGCACATCCCTTGTATATAGTGATGCTTCTCAAAGGTAACCATTAGACAGTATCCAAACTTGACCATCAACATAGGCACAATAAAGTGAAAGGTTTCTGCATCTACCTTTTGTCAATCTCCGTGATAGATACAACACCATGCATGACCTAGAAACTCCTTCAATCCAAACCAGAAACCCTACCAATTGCAAGTGCTAATCAGCATCTGTTTGCTAACAAAGTCTTCATggaatttctaaaagtagcactgTTTCCACCCACAAGAATTCAGCTAATACACTTGTATTCTACAGGGAAAGAGCCCACATCCTCTCTTGTACCATGCTATACCAGTAGTAGCGAAAATAGTTCCTCAGGTTTAATTACTCGAACTCGCTCAAAAAGTCCTAATGCTGCGCTCACAAGTGGTCAGTACAAGGTTCTGGTCTTTCACACAGCAGTGGGCGTTTACACAAGAGGGGCCATTAGGCCACTCACACTAACAGATGAAATCATATCTGGTAATTAACTATGCTGGATCACAAAACAGTATGCGGTCACCATACCTTATATGCTTAACTAAAATCCAAAACAAGCTCTAAAAATGAAAGCCAGAATAACAGATAAACACACAGTTGGGCACTCTGGGCAGGGGATGATCCTGTATACCATGTAGGGGACACACCCGTCCAAATGTATTCCTTATCGGCAAACCCAGTGTCTCCCCTTTTTATAAGCTGGTTTTCTAAAATAATATGCTTTTAGTTTGTTTGTACCCAATAATTTTTATCTTGCCTGCACTACCACAGACCTAGAAAGAACATTTTAACAGATCTCCACTAATGTCAAATGTTTAAACTTCAAGATCTTTCAGGAACCAGAGGTAAATTATATTATATAACCTTAATCGGCCTTGGAATCGAGGCACAAATAGTAAGAAGTTAACTACTATCAGGGTAACAAATTTCCTTGTTAGGCACTCCTTATCTAACCGCACTACAGCAAATTAATTTTCTGCACTAGTAAGGCTAACATTTTGCCTAAATTAGgcaacacctatatatatatatatacacacacatatatatatatatatatatatatatacacatacacacacactggcatTCCTTACAGATGACATTAACCATAACCCAGTCAGTACGTAACACCTGTCGAGAAGGTTTAACTGCTCCATTACCAACTTCCTCTGTCTTATTTGATCAAAAAAACAAGGTTATGCACTTAGGCAAGTACAGCTACAAATCTGCATGGTAGTACAATGAAAAGTATATTTTTTGGGGACCATTTTCAGCTACTATTCCCAAGAAATTCATTAAACACAAAAAAGATTAAAGAGTGCGATTAAGTTCGGCAACTGAGTTGTATTTCTTTTTTGGCTAACCCTATTTAATGATGTGCAGTTCCAGAGGAGCCCCTCACCAGGTTTACTACAGTTAGAGAATACTATGGGTGAAAACGTAAATATGTTAATATAGGCCATTGTAGACACGAGGTACTTGCATCAAAAGTGGCTGTCCTAACCACGTGCCCTAAGTAAAATGTCTGTACTCTTgcaatttagaaatgcattgacgaCTGACAGTAAAGTTATACTGGCCTTTCTTTCAAAAGTGACGACATTTCAGGTACCTGCAAGCTTGCAATCCCTATAACATACTGGTGCCATAAGGGTTGTGCCCGATATTTATCTTGATATTGTATAACAACAATTGATGCAGAACTTGACATGCTTTTTACCTTATGCCATATCATACTGCTTCTTGTCTATGACTTGATCACTAAATggcatatgcaaaaaaaaaaactatcatgtCGATCAACATTCAGTTTAATGTTGCACGCATACTGGATTTTCTCTGTAAAACTAAAATCAAAGTCACCTTTAGTAATGTTACAAAATGTGTACCTACTGCTCATACCAGACTACTGTTTTGCATATAGAACTGCTCTCAATGGCTCATAGTCGGCAGACTTCCTTGGTAATTCAAAGGGCCATCGTTTGCTACAGCTACTTGCATTAAACTGTCTAGTAGGGATCAAGCAACCCATTTTTCTCGTAACATTCTTGTGGCGAAAGATTTTCACGAGAAAGAAGCCTGCCTCGCCGGGTTCCATATCGCTAATTCCATATCGCAAGAAAGATTACGCCATCCTGCCACTATTTTATCTTTAATATCTCCATCACCCGCCATGAACACAGGAAAAGGAGTAATCAGGCAGGGTCACCCATCAACAAACACCATATCCTACTCCGGTTTGGCGGCAGGCCAGAGAACCCACACACCCCTCCCACTCCGATACTACCTACGACATTGGAAGCTTACCAGTTTTGCAAGACCTACTCAAGCTGCTGACCACATGAACCGAGAAAAAGCCTACACTCGTTAACAACCACTCTTACTCAAACCAGAAAAATAACTCTGCTAAACAGTGCAAAGAATTGGTGAAcatgcgatttaaaaaaaaaaaagtattcctcATTCTCCTTAAAATGAGATAGTTATCACAATTCACTACCTTCCAACTGCATAAGAGGGCAACGGAAACGGCCACACTTTATTTTCAGAGACCCTgcagttttattataaaactaAACCATTATCGGTATACAGAGACGGTTTACAGGAAGCAGGTGCTACCTGTTGCATTTACATCAGTTGGCAAAACACATGAACAGTGTTGGACAACACGAAATTCATGCAATAGCAAAGCCTACAAAAGCTAGCTGTGTCCCCCAATACTCAAACCCTGTCAAAAAATTATAACGAACTCTTAAATGCAGGACACCAATCATTcagcaattgaaaaagaaaaacaatgcttcctttaacaaaaaaaaaaaacgtgtgtgGGATAAGCTAGAAGTCTTTAGCAAATGaaaaaggaggtgcagtgaggggCCAAATAAGCAACAACTCTACACAAGCAGTCTCTCAATggcctgctgcacagactggatcTGAGGTTTGAGTTGGGAGCCCTCCTTAATTGTGACAGAGCAAGCGATGACAGGCCGTGACACCCCACAGGCTCTACCTAGCGCCTGCTTGGAGCGCACAAAGACATACGGCACATTCTTGTCTTCACACAACAGCGGTAAATGAAGAATGATCTCCAAAGGCTCTGCATCAGCCGCCATCACAATGAATTCAGCAACGCCGCGGTTCAGGGTTTTCGTGGCTGCAGAGAAAGTTAAAGCAGAGTTACGAGGTGGAACAGTGGTCAGAGCACACGTCATCTTCAACCATCAGCCAGAGAGCATTATATTATTAACTAGATGCTATAGAGCAAAGACAGCTCTTCAGAGATCTTCCAAACACCAATCTCACCCCACGAAACACAGGATTATCACTCTTCGTCAGCTCCCAACACTATAAATTCAGATCCCTGCCCAAATCCATATTTCTTCACCCAAATTGTTAGAAGTGGTTCACTCAACAGTGTAAGGCATCTCAAAACAATtgataaatattgtattttttgtgtagaCAGCAGACTAGGGAACAGGTCTAACTGTGTTTTGAAGAACACTGACATCACAAATTCTGCACAGTCCGACCTTCACCCAAACATTCCACCAGTTTGCACTTTGCAGATGCACAGTAAGGAGCCAAATTCGTGTTTAACCTTGGCCTATGGTGAATGTCAAAAGCAACCCGGGTAAGGAGGACAAAATTAAAGAGCACCAAACATTTTAGAATTCCACTTCTACGCTCCAGTGGTCCTTGCAGGAGTGGCTACAGtcatgcccccccccacccctcaaaaaaTACACACTACTAGCACTATAAAGGAAACTTTCTTCAGAAAAGAAATGTGAAGGTCTCGGGGCTAGATTGCcagctacggagctccaagtaacaGATTCAGTGATTGAACCTAGACTTCGAATCTTGCGGAGAAAATAAGCAGCCTTGAATTGACTTCTTATAAGAAGGAAATTCAGGCGCTATAAAGCTGCAAGTAGTCTATAAAAACTAACAATAATGCAAACACATATACAGTACCTTCATTGGCGCCCTTGCGCAATTGCTTGTAGTTGGCAGCCTGTTGCACCAGGTCCAGAAGCGTCTTGGTGAGCTGGGCATCTCCTAGGGGATAAGCCTTGGGGTTCACTTCAGGTTCAGTCTGAAACAAGAGAGAAAGGGATACACGCAGAACAGTTATGGGCAACCAAAACACCAGCGAGGGTGGGAATGAGAGCGCTCTAAATTTGGTTACAGATTTTCCTGGGTTCCCGTCGATAATGTTTGTCTTCAGCTTCAGTACCCAGACTATACTATAAGGTTCTTTCTTATTAATTTAATAATGTACTAGCGCACAGTACAAAATAATACCGAAGGTGACGCGCACAATAAATAGCGAGTAGGTGGATTAACGATTAAAGATTGTTAATGCATGATAATACGAGTTTACTTAAGGCTGGGCCCATATTGGGAAATCCTATAAAATACCAAAAGATGGCTCGGCCTAAGGTGGTCAATAATAAACGAGGCTTTGGAAACAGAATAACAGCTCAGAAACTCCTCCTTCCTTAAGAGACCCCCTTAGCCTTTCTCCCTTTTAACCACTTAATGGCAGTCCCGCAAAAAAAAAATGCCAGTATAACAGTTCCTTTCACCGCTATACTCTCCATCGTTAAGGCCTCTCCACTGCATTCACGTAGCCATCCTCATTTCCTTCCTCCCCAATTATTCCCCTCTATCCTTGCAAATTCGACTCCATATTCATAAAGTACTCCTTATTTAAGGGCTATACCATGGATTTAATTCTTCCTACCTTCCCTACTGTGCCCCATATCACCTATGTAACCGCTGGTATATTCCCAGTAGGCAACTGAAGTATGCCTCACAGGACGATGGAGATAActagattttaaaaaaacagggTTCTATCGGGAGTGGGTCCCTATCCTATCACCGTCATGAAGCTTTGACACTCCTGGCTAAAATGCGTTCTATAAATTTTACAAAAGTCAAATGATCACACTCTTGTGTGAAACTCTCCACCTCCATAACGTATTCGTTACATAACATTTATACCGTCTGCCTGCCTCACTACTCTATCGCCACAAACTCTACAATCTGCACCGTCCCATCCAGCGGCTTTTGCGCTTTCTTCCGCCATCCCATCTATTGCGCTATCAGTCTTTTAACGCTCTCTTGTAAGTCCTTCTTCACCCCCAACTTCCGGCCTGTGGAGTCCTGTAGCCCATTCCTGATTTCTATAGTTTCTTATAATTCCGGGCCCATTTTTCAGCCCCAGCACTTCTCTCCTTTTTAACATACCGCCTTCTTCGACGTTATAATGACCTAGACCCACTACACCTTCACACCCTCACATAGAGATCCCCCATATCGCTCCTCACCATGGTTGCAGCAAGTACCTCTCGGCCCGATGGAGCTTCACGGAGGATGATCGTACAGTACCGCGCTCAACTATAGCGGAAGTGACGTCACGGCAAGGCGACTCCAAGCGAGTCCTTCTTTACACGTGCGGAGCCGGAAGCGTTAACTAAATCTAGAGCACTAACCTCAATTACTGAACATCGGCCCCCATTGGAGCCATGCTGCTAGTCTGAGCAAAGTTAGCACCGAGCCAATTCATAAATAAGATATTAGCGATAATCTTAGTAAACCCAATATTACACGGGGACTACAAGTCCTAGGGCTCTGAAGAAAAAAAAGGAACTTAACTAACTAGTTACTTATAGGGTTGCCATCTTTCCAAAAGGAAAATGCCAGCCATTTGCTGTTTAACCCCTTCGATGCCATGCCTTCTCACCtcatgtgccgagcctttttttggctattttgggcagttcttgcttaggccctcataactttttgttcacataaactaaccacgccaaatttgcgtcctttttttccaacatcctagggattctagaggtactcagactttgtgggttcccctgaaggagaccaagaaattagtaaaaatacagcaaaaatgtagtgttttaaaaaaaaaaatgggggaaaagggctgaagaagaaggctcgtggtttttctctgaaaatggcatgaaaaagggtttgtggtggtaaaatctcCACCTTTGCAGCTTTCAggtgcaggcagacttgaattagaaaacctaattttcaacacaattttgacattttactgggacataccccatttttactattttttgtgctttcagcctccttccagttagtgaccgaaatggatgagaaaccaatgctggatcccagaaagctaaacatttctgaaaagtagacaaaattctgaattcagcaaagggtcatttgtgtagatcctataagtgtttc is part of the Pleurodeles waltl isolate 20211129_DDA chromosome 4_2, aPleWal1.hap1.20221129, whole genome shotgun sequence genome and encodes:
- the SNU13 gene encoding NHP2-like protein 1; this encodes MTEPEVNPKAYPLGDAQLTKTLLDLVQQAANYKQLRKGANEATKTLNRGVAEFIVMAADAEPLEIILHLPLLCEDKNVPYVFVRSKQALGRACGVSRPVIACSVTIKEGSQLKPQIQSVQQAIERLLV